The Sulfurimonas sp. genome includes the window TTTAGTGTCTGGAAATAATAATAAAGCATTTTTACTTACAAATTGTGTTTCTGGAAATACAATAATGTTTAGAAAAGAATTGGTTGAACATATATTACCGATTCCAGAAAACATTAGTTTTCACGATATTTGGATAGCTTTTGTAGCTACTTCAATAAGTTCAATTGTTTATACAGAAGAGAGTATGACATATTATAGAAGATATCCTGATCAAATAACTAGTACAAGAGTTAAAGATTATAAAGGTTTTTTTGATAGATTAAATAAAAAAACTATGATAAGAGTAAATAGAGTTAAAGTTATAGCAAGAGACTTAAACACTATGCTTAATTCAGGATTATTTACCAAAGATGAAGATAAGCATTTAGTGAAACTACTTATAAAGCATTATGAAAACTATGAAAACATTTTTTATAATATAGAGCTACATAAAGTTTTAAGCAAATATAAAAATGAAGTTTTTGCAATCTATAGATCTAAAAAAAGAATGAAGCGTGTAATAAGAACATGTATTGGGCTTAAATTGCATAAGTTAACTTGTTTTGTAGCTTAAGTATA containing:
- a CDS encoding glycosyltransferase family 2 protein is translated as MVDRNLVSIAMCTYNGEKYIKEQIDSILEQTYKDFELIITDDCSSDNTINIIKEYQKIDDRIKLYENEKNLGFIKNFEKAISLCSGDYIALADQDDSWKKNKLEVFINEIGENILVYSDAILMDENSSLIKNGKELVRPENNLVSGNNNKAFLLTNCVSGNTIMFRKELVEHILPIPENISFHDIWIAFVATSISSIVYTEESMTYYRRYPDQITSTRVKDYKGFFDRLNKKTMIRVNRVKVIARDLNTMLNSGLFTKDEDKHLVKLLIKHYENYENIFYNIELHKVLSKYKNEVFAIYRSKKRMKRVIRTCIGLKLHKLTCFVA